ATTCAAAATCGTATACGGCCTTTCCTCGTCGCCAATGTAATATTCTGCGATTTCacgatttattataatttatataaataactaacaattataatattatattaataactaTCGGCCTTCCCGTCCGGCACGGTTGGCGTCCAATATATATCTAATATTAAATGTCATATTTACAGACACGATACATCAACGCCTTCCTTGTTGATAAATTATGAGAGCGTGCTCGTATTGTTACTTTCTTTAACAGGTACAGATCTCCAcagttagtaacgctaagagaacggctgaaccaatattcatgaaattttcaagagaatgttctgtgtgaatcggggaaggtttaggaataaaaaaacctgtatgcttttcgtgaggaaaagtcggaaaattggattattccaaaaagttaattttttccatacaaatttgtttttcaatttttttgttttgtttttcaattatttgaatcgttcaaatttgtcgtttgcttcaaaaatttttgaaaattattcagtgaaaatgttatgtgtttttcacacaaagtgatcaattacagattgaaatttgtcacgatgccaggAAGAGGTCgagctaatatcggtcggtgttctttttggcatcaacatacttacattagcagcgcaaggcacttgaccgagtactcccaggatgacatacgtgcggtactCGTATTATGGagcgcggtcaatcagcaagcgatcgtcacgatgtcacagcatgactgctgttagatgctagatgtactctgttgagtggcaaaagagaggccTGCCGTACGCACACAttcctttttggatggtggttacaccagatcaaattgatgaaatcatttctgctgaaatttctgatgcagagaaagatccactgttatacgaagtgatgaaaaccgtTATAGTTTATGGGCCTTGcgaacaccacaatcccacttcggtttgtatgtctgacaataaatgcacgaaacagtatccacgtgcttttctttcggaaaaacAGAcaagaaatgatggatatccactttatcggcgttgctcaccagacgacaatggcagaacattcagctttcaatttagaaaagtgaatatcgaagttgacaacacatggatcgtactatattcaccattattgtctaattcatattcaaagttcatatcaatgttgagtattgtaatttggtgaaatcaataaaatacgtttgtaagtacgtcatcaaaggaagcaacatggcggttattggccttGAGCGCTGCTcttgatacgtgaactgcactaaagcgctttgtgggatatttacttttgcaattcatgaacgttttccgactgttgtgcgtctcgctgttaatttggagaatggccaaagagtatatttcaacccagggaatacagtacagccaatggaaacatcgacagcaacaaaattaacatttacgagtttttgctcaactttcgtcagtgatccgtttgcgaggaccttcggaaataccttgatattatatatggaatgcatcgtcgaagaaatagttacgcagaaagcaggattgacatccaggtgtcttatcaactaatgcattaggacgaatttacacaatccacccgaaaaacgacgattgtttcaaccttcggttgctattgattaatgtacgcagttcaactttatttgagtcattgcttactgttcgatgtgtgcaagttttggagaagtaagccagcaattacaattgttgggacacgttaatcactggaatgaaaatgaagttcgcatactttccGATATAACCAtcgacattgccgaagacattttacatcgtcttcactaaaaattggaaagggatcaatttcggttgatacttccgatggttttatatcaattccatcggccgtttatcgattcacgaaagatgaactcatcacgaatgtgtatccgaatattggcctaattatcgtaactgcgattccttaagtgtacgcgcaatgttagctgttaaaaataccgatgttgttgacttaaactggaaaattcaaaagacgacgccgtgaattatccagtggaatttctaattctttggagaggattggtatgccaccgcattatttgcgtctcaaagttggatctgtcgttattatgtttcgcaatcttcatgcgccgaaactgtgtaatggaacccgactgattgtgatgcacctatcgaatacaaggggcagaatgcttgattctacgaattcctttgagttctatcgatttaccatttcagttcaaacggattccgttttcagtaaaaattgcatttgagatgacaatcatgaggacacaaggatagtcactagaaatgtgtggcataaatttgaaactgctatgtttttcacacggccaaaaattcgtagcgtgctcacgatttggaaaactatcttctctgtacagtTACGCACcggaaaagaaaccaaaaaatgttgtttaacaagctgcgttacattgaaaaaaaatgataaatttaactttcttttcatttcacgcaggaaaacggctgcggggtcagctagttattattataaaaaagaaaaacaaaaaatcccacAGTCGTTTAGATCTCGTCAATACTGTACTGGCTCTACCACATATGAACACGAGCTGTGGATATCAATTTAATTGCTCATGGAgtcagtttttgttttcaatattcgaGATTTTATCTGAAGCTGGTTTATCAAGCATAAATGTTGTTTCAGTCGATAAAAATGCGTTGCTCGTCGCTGTGgttaatatttgctttaaaaattagcTTTTATTGGCGTTCTGTTCATCTAGTATCAATGATCAAATTTACGAATATTAAGTGCGTAGCGCTGGATAAACCATTTGCTGATTTCGCCTACTGTAAGCTCAAAGCGTTGTCTCGCGATGACGTCGCTCTTTCGTTGCGCGTCAAGTTGTTTGAAGTACCAGTGAACAATGTTAGCGTAAGTTTAGGTACTcccaatatttaaaaatgatgtTAATTTGTACATTAGTCATTTGTATTTCAGCTAAaagtagaattttttaaaaaatacaacggTTATCGTCCCTTCTTGTtcaataaaacattaaatttttgtgaatttctcCGCAACAAAAAGCGTGTCGCCCTCTTggatataattttcaaatttttagaaCTTTATTCAAATATCAACCACACCTGTCCGTATAACGTAAGTATAACATTTAAtccaaaatacaatatatggaGCGTTCAATACATGCAAGTCAATGAGGCAATGAAGGAGCTTTTTATGTAAGTTACTTTCacattatttgcaatttcattGGCTGGCAAAAAAGTATATGGACCACCCTTCTTACGTGTGATCACATCATTTTAAGGCTTATTGTTATTTCAGAATGATATCATCGTTGACCGTCTTATTCTTAGGCCAAGCTATTTTACTATGTTGCCAGCACCAGCGGGGGAGTATCGCATAAAGATAACTGTTGGTGCTTATAATGATTGGAAAGCTATTGTCAATgtatttctacaaatttgggaataactaaaataaaatcaaataacccaatttattattttttatataacaatattgttttattatttgtttcaatCATTGCCAGACTCAATGAGGTTAATTTTAAGGGGTTCGCAAACTGTTGTATTTATAGCGTGATAGGACATGATGTATTTGGGCAGATTGGCACTTATGTATATCACTTTTTTGGGAAAATAGCGTGACAGGGAGAACAGAGAGAATACTGTATCCTGTTCTCATGCAAGAATTtatcatattgttacgaatttactcttgctagtttactttgttaggttcgtatctctggattgacaaataaaatcaacactgtttaatttaattcaacaactctttatttcacaactcgtctacactatagcagtttactcttagcactgattgattacgttggcgctgccacggcttatatagccacgcacttctcgctgatgccgacgtgtccttctagaatatcgcgtctggaaattaccagaacatacggctatacggcgccagacgcaagcagacagtcgcggcgccagactctgcaattgttcaagcagacggctgtggcgccagatgtctattgtttcgacaagcggacagtgcggcgccagatgtctattgtttctcaagcagacagccgtggcgccagatgtctacaacaagacaaatgctattccatatacctacagctattgttcataatcagggatgcatatagtaatacaaatacaacttaatactacttttgtaacacaacttaatactacttttgtaacactgccctccactaaagcctaatcgtcccgattaggcacaaatcctcttgaaccaaatggggcgagcctctccaaatgtactactttcattttacatcgtgcttttccatttctttgtatgcggtataccacgtcattaagtcgtttcatcaccatatagggtccttcccaggctgtctgtagtttcggggacaagcctttctttcgaagtggattgtacaacaggaccagatcaccttcttcgaaaccttttgaatttgccgcttgatcgaaccggtccttcatcttattgctcatcagatgcgtatgctgtcttaccattagatgcaattcattcatttcttcctttaaggcagaacaataatctccatcatttcttacagctgtaggattcgttccaaacttaagatcagcagggagtcgcagatcagatccgaaaataatctttgctggcgtgtaaccagttgtctcgtgcttcgctgaacgatacgccagcaggaacatctggatgcacttgtcccaattccgttgatctttatcaacgattttccgcagatgttcttcgagcgttcggttgaatctctccaccattccatctgattgtggatgtaacgctgttgtccgtgtcttgtggatgcccaataatgtacagacttcttggaaaatggaagattcgaaattcctgccttgatctgagtgtaattcgacgggcactccgaaccgtgttatccaattttctacaaacgcttcggctacggtcttcgcttcctggtttggtaaggcatatacttctggccatttactgaaatagtccatgacaaccagtagatatttgtttccggccgtactggttgggaacggacctgcaacatccattgcgactcgttcaaatggtgatcccacgttgtactgttgtagcctaccgcgacttttggctttaggacctttagctgccatgcactctacgcaattacttatccattctgctatggaatctcgacaaccgatccagtagaaccgttgtttaatcttctctatagtttttgtaattccaaggtgccctccactaggtccattgtgatattctttcaacactttcgggatcatggacttcggtactatgatcagcagacgagactgtttgccatcttcactctcccaggtacgatgaaggtatccattaacgaggtttatgctgttccattgggcccaatatgcttttgccgttggactctcgttcgtttgttcctttggtggtcgtaccccattttctttggctattatcagctttgcaagatcagggtcctccagctgattgattctgatgcggtgaggagtccaatcatcttcaggttctatattcagtaatcgcacgtcgattataccttcttttccttctgatttggagcaatgtttacattccagtggacaagggcgacgtgataatgcatctgcatttttgtggtgaatcccctttcggtgttctgtttcgaagtcgtaattctgtaatctttcgatccatcgtgcaatttggccttccggattcttaaactgtaataaccattttaatgctgcatgatcagtcctcagcaagaatcgttgtccatacaaatacttgtggaaatgttttacacattccaccacagctagtagttcttttcgcgtcacacagtagtttttctctggtttcccgagcactctgctgtaatacccaattactctttcttgtccgtcgatgagctgagacaggacacctccaattccataagcgctcgcatctgtatccaggatgaatttctttccaggtattggataagccaacatcggcgccgtacaaagtagttctttaagctgctcaaacgctttttcttgttccaactgccatacaaacgggcgattcttctttgttaaatcatgtaaacttctagccacgttcgcaaatccaggtacaaaacggcggtaatacgtgcataagccgaggaagctgcggagttcatgtatgttggtgggttgaggccaatctttaactgcttttatttttccctcctcggtgtgaatcccctcagttgacactttatgtccgagatatatgacctgcttcttccataatgaacactttttgggattcaagcgtaatccggctgatgctattcgctgaaagacttcctctagatttttcagatgatcatcaaaactttttcccatgataataatgtcatcaagatacaccaaacatgtcttccagttgagtccttttaacacatgttccatcagtcgctcgaacgttgcaggcgcattacataacccaaatggcatcacagagaattcccataacccgtcgcccatactgaaagcggtcttttcacggtcacgttcatcaatctcgacttgccaatatccactttgtagatctaatgtagaaaaccatttcgctccagacaaggtgtctaaggtatcgtcgattctcggtagaggataactgtctttctttgtgacatcattaaacttcctataatctacgcagaaacgggtgctaccatctttctttttaactaagacgataggtgagctccatggacttattgaaggttcgattacaccgtttttgtgcatgtcttcaataattttgttagcatcctcacgttttgctagtggaaccctacgcggagcttgtcggattggtttagcgtctccagtatttatgcgatgtttgacaatgccggtttttcctg
This genomic stretch from Bactrocera dorsalis isolate Fly_Bdor chromosome 5, ASM2337382v1, whole genome shotgun sequence harbors:
- the LOC109579291 gene encoding uncharacterized protein LOC109579291 isoform X1, which encodes MLFQSIKMRCSSLWLIFALKISFYWRSVHLVSMIKFTNIKCVALDKPFADFAYCKLKALSRDDVALSLRVKLFEVPVNNVSSFVFQLKVEFFKKYNGYRPFLFNKTLNFCEFLRNKKRVALLDIIFKFLELYSNINHTCPYNNDIIVDRLILRPSYFTMLPAPAGEYRIKITVGAYNDWKAIVNVFLQIWE
- the LOC109579291 gene encoding uncharacterized protein LOC109579291 isoform X2 — translated: MLFQSIKMRCSSLWLIFALKISFYWRSVHLVSMIKFTNIKCVALDKPFADFAYCKLKALSRDDVALSLRVKLFEVPVNNVSLKVEFFKKYNGYRPFLFNKTLNFCEFLRNKKRVALLDIIFKFLELYSNINHTCPYNNDIIVDRLILRPSYFTMLPAPAGEYRIKITVGAYNDWKAIVNVFLQIWE